In Colletotrichum higginsianum IMI 349063 chromosome 3, whole genome shotgun sequence, a genomic segment contains:
- a CDS encoding Tetratricopeptide, producing the protein MSLNENELSQLRESLQDAVVKCSERAAELLNAIPEPSADAADATDADSRYVPTVLTPNADPEEALLEAREINKYLLAKAFFDTREFDRCAAVFLPDSVMSSVLSSNPEGVSGSSKGKGKAKGGEAETTRAAGSSTELPRLSQKSLFLALYAKFMAGEKRKDEDSEMVMGPQDLGNVINKQLNTVSRFLSNWFDERTTDDGEVLGSQGWLEYLYGMVLAKEKNEDRAMDYFVRSVHLYPMNWGCWLEMTQLISRVDDLGRIAEHLPQNIVSFIWHLYTSLELYQATPELANSLDSLMGIFPDSSFLLTCNAMLTYHSKDLVAAEQHFSRLLSLHPHRLDSLDHYSNILYVMNLRPKLAFLAHLCSSIDKFRPESCVVVGNYYSLLSMHEKAVHYFRRALTLDRTCLSAWTLMGHEYVEMKNTHAAIESYRRAVDANRRDYRAWYGLGQAYEMLEMHTYSLWYYKKAAGLRPWDGKMWLAVGSCLQKMGRDQDGIKALKRALLAEAYYDSGNSFGSGGDFLSSRGATGHLDPELLFQIASMYDHLGDEEEAKAYMELCLAQEGGEPTADNALNESIAIHNDSPGASDDEGNGDGLKEGANEGTGVTASTSKARMWLAKHAMRTADYATANRLGTELTQDGFEVEEAKALVREARVRIRNAEPGLTP; encoded by the exons ATGTCGCTCAATGAGAATGAGCTGTCGCAGCTCCGCGAGTCGCTCCAGGATGCCGTCGTGAAGTGTTCCGAGCG GGCGGCAGAGCTCCTCAATGCGATCCCCGAACCCTCCGCCGATGCTGCCGATGCTACCGATGCTGATTCCCGATATGTCCCAACCGTCCTCACACCGAACGCCGATCCCGAAGaggccctcctcgaggccagAGAGATCAACAAGTACCTGCTGGCGAAAGCCTTCTTCGACACGAGGGAGTTTGACcgctgcgccgccgtctttTTGCCCGATTCCGTTATGTCCAGTGTTTTGAGTTCCAATCCGGAAGGGGTATCAGGGTCATccaagggaaagggaaaggcgaaagggggggaggccgagacgacgagggccgcgGGCAGCAGCACCGAACTGCCCCGGCTAAGCCAGAAGAGCTTGTTCCTGGCCTTATACGCCAAGTTCATGGCCGGGGAGAAGCGCAAAGACGAGGATTCCGAGATGGTGATGGGGCCGCAAGACCTCGGGAACGTCATCAACAAGCAGCTGAACACCGTCAGCCGGTTCCTCAGCAACTGGTTCGACGAGCGCACGACGGACGAtggcgaggtcctcggtAGTCAGGGATGGCTGGAGTACCT TTACGGCATGGTCCTTGCAAAGGAGAAGAACGAGGACAGGGCGATGGACTACTTCGTGCGAAGCGTCCACTTGTATCCGATGAATTGGGGCTGTTGGCTAGAAATGACCCAGCTCATCTCTCGCGTGGACGAT CTTGGCCGCATAGCAGAACATCTCCCCCAAAACATCGTCTCCTTTATCTGGCATCTCTACACATCACTCGAACTCTACCAAGCGACACCGGAACTGGCCAACTCATTGGACTCGCTGATGGGCATATTCCCAGACTCGTCGTTTCTTCTCACGTGCAACGCCATGCTGACGTACCACTCGAAAGATCTTGTAGCTGCCGAACAACATTTCAGTCGGTTGCTGTCGCTACACCCTCACAGGCTTGACTCGCTGGACCATTACTCCAACATCCTCTACGTCATGAACCTGAGGCCGAAGCTCGCGTTCCTCGCGCACCTGTGCTCGAGCATCGACAAGTTCCGGCCAGAGTCCTGCGTTGTGGTGGGCAACTACTACTCCCTCCTGTCCATGCACGAGAAGGCGGTGCACTACTTCCGTCGAGCTCTGACTCTTGACCGGACCTGCCTCTCGGCATGGACGCTCATGGGCCACGAGTACGTGGAAATGAAGAACACTCATGCGGCAATCGAATCGTACCGCCGCGCAGTCGATGCCAACCGCCGTGACTATCGGGCATGGtacggcctcggccaggcgTATGAGATGCTGGAGATGCACACCTATAGTCTCTGGTACTACAAGAAGGCAGCTGGCCTGAGGCCCTGGGACGGCAAGATGTGGTTGGCTGTCGGTTCATGTTTGCAGAAGATGGGTCGCGACCAGGACGGCATCAAAGCGCTGAAGAGGGCTTTGTTAGCTGAAGCATACTACGACAGTGGGAACAGCTTCGGTAGCGGGGGAGACTTCCTCAGCAGCCGCGGCGCCACAGGTCACCTGGACCCGGAGCTGCTCTTCCAGATCGCCAGCATGTACGaccacctcggcgacgaggaagaggcaaAGGCATACATGGAGCTCTGTCTCGCgcaagaagggggggaacCAACCGCCGACAACGCGTTGAACGAATCGATCGCGATACACAACGACTCCCCCGGCGCatcggacgacgagggtaACGGAGACGGCCTGAAGGAGGGCGCAAACGAAGGCACTGGCGTGACTGCGTCGACAAGCAAGGCACGCATGTGGCTCGCGAAGCATGCCATGCGGACTGCGGACTACGCGACGGCGAATCGGCTGGGAACGGAGCTGACGCAGGACGgcttcgaggtcgaggaggccaaggctCTCGTGAGGGAGGCCAGAGTTCGCATTAGGAATGCGGAACCAGGCCTCACTCCTTGA
- a CDS encoding Farnesyl pyrophosphate synthase, whose product MAKKTTLAEFESVFPKLEEVLLEHAQKYKLPKEELAWYKKASIQPHQPAEVHRHRRRDDLEPPGRPSCWRSLEINTLGGKCNRGMSVPDSVSLLLDKPLNEEEYFQAATLGWMTELLQAFFLVSDDIMDSSITRRGKPCWYRHEGVGMVAINDAFLLEAAIYTLLRKFFREHASYVDLLELFHEVTFQTELGQLCDLLTAPEEQVNLDNFSMEKYRFIVVYKTAYYSFYLPVALALHCLNIATPKNLKQAEDILIPLGEYFQIQDDYLDNFGLPEHIGKIGTDIMDNKCSWLVNQALQIATPEQRKILEDNYGQKDKAKEAVIKKLFDDMKLKERYHEFEEKRANEIKVMIDNIDESEGLKKGIFEAFLAKIYKRSK is encoded by the exons atggccaagaagacGACCCTCGCCGAGTTCGAATCGGTATTCcccaagctcgaggaggtcctcctcgagcaCGCGCAAAAGTACAAGCTTcccaaggaggagctggcaTGGTACAAGAAGGCAAGCATACAGCCACACCAACCCGCCGAGgtccaccgccaccgccgtcgcgaCGACCTGGAACCACCGGGCCGTCCATCGTGCTGGCGC AGTCTCGAGATCAACACCCTCGGCGGAAAATGCAACCGCGGCATGTCGGTCCCCGACTCGGTCTCCCTGCTGCTCGACAAGCCCCTCAACGAGGAGGAGTATTTCCAGGCGGCGACGCTCGGCTGGATGAcggagctcctgcaggccttcttcctcgttTCGGACGACATCATGGACAGCAGCATCACGCGCCGCGGCAAGCCCTGTTGGTACAGACACGAAGGCGTCGGCATGGTCGCCATCAACGACGCCTTcttgctcgaggccgccatctACACGCTGCTGCGCAAGTTCTTCCGCGAGCACGCTAGCTacgtcgacctgctcgagctTTTCCACGAGGTCACCTTCCAGACCGAGCTTGGCCAGCTCTGCGACCTCCTGACGGCCCCCGAGGAGCAGGTCAACCTCGACAACTTCAGCATGGAGAAGTACCGCTTCATTGTCGTCTACAAGACGGCCTACTACTCCTTCTACCTgcccgtcgccctcgccctccacTGCCTCAACATCGCCACCCCCAAGAACCtcaagcaggccgaggacatCCTCATCCCCCTCGGTGAGTACTTCCAGATCCAGGATGACTACCTCGACAACTTCGGCCTGCCCGAGCACATTGGCAAGATCGGCACCGATATCATGGACAACAAGTGCAGCTGGCTCGTCAACCAGGCACTGCAGATCGCCACCCCCGAGCAGcgcaagatcctcgaggaCAACTACGGCCAGAAGGAtaaggccaaggaggccgtcATCAAGAAGCTCTTTGACGACATGAAGCTCAAGGAGCGCTACCACGAGTTCGAGGAAAAGCGCGCCAACGAAATCAAGGTCATGATTGACAACATTGACGAGAGCGAGGGTCTCAAGAAGGGCATCTTTGAGGCCTTCCTCGCCAAGATCTACAAGCGCAGCAAGTAG